From a single Gimesia fumaroli genomic region:
- the rhaB gene encoding rhamnulokinase, which translates to MPEQCFLGVDLGAESGRVLAGILEEKQIRLEEIYRFSNGPVPVAGTRRWNVIGLWSSILKGLTLAAQKYGDRIISVGVDTWGVDYAILSQKQELLGQPYHYRDPRTEGMLNLATSRVPQQEIFDATGLQFMEINTLYQLLSMQQTDPELLNQAETFLMMPDFFHWLLSGSQVVEFTNATTTQCLNPKTGDWAVDLLRKLEIPTSMFPKIVPPGTKLGTLRDEVMQQTGLGKIDVITPATHDTASAVAAIPTSHTGNPDWAYISSGTWSLMGVEVNSAVLGKRAFELNVTNEGGIDGTYRLLKNIMGLWLVQECRRAYERRGKTLDYSELAEAAASAEAFRSLVDPDDTRFLSPDDMLEAIKGFCEETGQPVPETEGQFIRCTLESLALKYRKVLGWLEELTGVPIEIIHIVGGGTKNELLNQFTANSCQIPVVTGPVEATGLGNVLVQARAAGSVSSLAEIREIVRNSTDTQKYEPQDQDLWEQANQRFDSLLNARS; encoded by the coding sequence ATGCCAGAACAGTGTTTTTTAGGAGTCGATTTAGGCGCTGAGAGCGGACGCGTATTAGCAGGAATTCTGGAAGAGAAACAGATCCGACTAGAGGAGATCTACCGTTTCAGCAATGGGCCCGTTCCGGTGGCAGGCACGCGCCGATGGAATGTCATCGGTCTCTGGTCATCAATTCTCAAAGGCCTGACGCTGGCAGCCCAAAAATACGGCGATCGCATCATTTCAGTAGGAGTCGATACCTGGGGAGTTGACTATGCAATCCTTTCGCAGAAGCAGGAACTCCTCGGACAACCCTATCACTATCGTGACCCCCGTACGGAAGGCATGTTGAATTTAGCAACATCTCGCGTGCCTCAACAGGAGATCTTCGATGCCACCGGACTGCAGTTTATGGAGATCAATACACTTTATCAATTGTTGTCGATGCAGCAGACCGATCCAGAATTATTAAATCAGGCGGAAACTTTTCTCATGATGCCTGATTTTTTCCACTGGCTGCTCTCAGGAAGCCAAGTCGTAGAGTTCACTAATGCAACCACGACACAATGCCTGAACCCCAAAACAGGAGATTGGGCCGTCGATTTGTTAAGGAAACTCGAGATTCCCACCAGTATGTTTCCCAAAATTGTTCCCCCCGGAACAAAGCTGGGGACGCTCCGCGATGAAGTCATGCAACAGACGGGACTTGGCAAAATCGACGTGATCACTCCTGCCACACACGATACTGCTTCCGCTGTCGCAGCCATCCCCACATCGCATACGGGGAATCCCGACTGGGCTTACATCAGCTCCGGAACCTGGTCATTGATGGGTGTCGAAGTAAATTCAGCGGTTCTTGGTAAACGAGCCTTTGAATTAAATGTCACCAATGAAGGAGGCATTGACGGAACCTACCGATTGCTGAAAAATATTATGGGGCTCTGGTTAGTTCAGGAATGCAGACGTGCCTATGAGCGTCGAGGAAAGACGCTGGACTACTCGGAACTCGCCGAGGCTGCTGCCTCAGCTGAGGCCTTTCGTTCTCTCGTTGATCCGGATGACACAAGATTTCTCAGTCCTGACGATATGCTGGAAGCCATCAAAGGTTTTTGTGAAGAAACCGGGCAACCAGTTCCAGAAACCGAAGGGCAGTTTATTCGCTGTACTCTGGAAAGCCTGGCTCTCAAATATCGCAAGGTTCTCGGCTGGCTGGAAGAACTGACAGGTGTCCCCATCGAAATCATACACATCGTCGGCGGAGGGACAAAAAACGAATTACTAAATCAGTTCACAGCAAACTCCTGCCAGATTCCTGTCGTGACAGGCCCCGTGGAAGCAACTGGGCTTGGAAATGTCTTAGTCCAGGCCAGAGCAGCAGGGTCCGTGAGTTCTCTGGCAGAAATTCGAGAAATTGTCAGAAATTCCACGGATACTCAAAAATATGAGCCACAAGACCAGGATCTCTGGGAACAGGCAAATCAACGATTTGACAGCCTTCTGAACGCCAGGTCGTAA
- the ftsY gene encoding signal recognition particle-docking protein FtsY produces the protein MGLFDRLKRGLEKTKEVLRTDVRDLFKAGEILDDQKIEEFEARLIKTDMGVASSSAICEEIRKKHGGRTVILDEIEETVKEKLRSLLEGEGDTKWDLEDPLSPLNQNPDGVTVILVAGVNGVGKTTSIAKLANLILKQNKTVLLAAGDTFRAAAVEQLTMWANRLGCDIVTRPDGTDPASVAYTGCERALETGVDYLIIDTAGRLQTHTNLMEELQKIKRVISKKIPNAPHESLLVLDATTGQNGISQAENFTKAVECTGLILAKLDGTARGGVTVAIRQKMGIPVKYVGVGEQIDDLELFNSQGFVDALFV, from the coding sequence ATGGGTCTATTTGACCGTTTAAAACGTGGCTTGGAAAAAACAAAAGAAGTTTTGCGAACCGATGTTCGTGACTTATTTAAAGCGGGTGAAATTCTGGATGATCAGAAGATCGAAGAATTCGAAGCCCGTCTGATTAAGACTGACATGGGAGTCGCATCCTCTTCTGCAATTTGTGAGGAAATTCGTAAAAAACATGGCGGTCGAACTGTCATTCTTGATGAAATTGAAGAAACAGTCAAAGAGAAACTCAGATCGTTACTCGAAGGCGAAGGCGATACCAAATGGGACCTCGAAGACCCTCTGTCGCCGCTGAATCAGAACCCAGACGGAGTCACCGTTATTCTAGTAGCCGGGGTCAATGGAGTCGGTAAAACGACTTCGATCGCAAAACTGGCCAATTTAATTCTCAAACAGAATAAAACCGTTTTATTAGCGGCTGGAGATACGTTTCGTGCTGCTGCTGTCGAGCAACTTACGATGTGGGCCAACCGGCTGGGATGCGATATTGTAACACGGCCAGACGGAACGGATCCTGCCAGTGTCGCCTATACCGGATGCGAACGAGCCTTGGAAACCGGTGTTGATTATCTGATCATCGACACAGCAGGAAGATTGCAAACGCACACGAACCTGATGGAAGAATTGCAAAAAATCAAACGGGTTATCAGCAAAAAGATCCCGAATGCGCCACACGAAAGTCTGTTAGTCCTGGATGCGACGACAGGCCAAAATGGGATCAGCCAGGCCGAGAATTTCACGAAAGCAGTCGAGTGCACGGGACTAATTTTAGCAAAATTAGATGGTACTGCCCGTGGCGGAGTCACTGTTGCCATCCGCCAGAAGATGGGCATCCCCGTTAAGTACGTCGGGGTTGGGGAGCAAATAGATGACTTGGAACTCTTTAACTCACAGGGGTTTGTAGACGCGCTGTTCGTCTGA